A region of the Ptychodera flava strain L36383 chromosome 22, AS_Pfla_20210202, whole genome shotgun sequence genome:
TAGTCCATCTATAAAATTTTGTAACGTTTGTTCAGAGCTCTTATGAAATCGCTCTAAACTATGTCCATCAGCCATACACCACTGTTCAATACAGCATTAAAGTCGGCGCGAAAGTCAGGATAGCTTTCGTAGTGTAATGGTAATTCCAGTAAGTTTGAACAAGTGTGTGCAACTGGTCGACGCTGAATGCCTTCaagatttacaaataaaatcttAATAGGATCATCAGGCATGATGTCAGACCCAGTACAAAATCGTAGGAAGCGTTTCAAGGTCGGACCATCAACTTCTCGAATGTATCTGCGAAGATGGTTGGCCATGGTAGTGGCCTCCACACTAATAGGATCAGGAAAACTCAACATCTTGACAACTTTTCTTGTCGTTGGTTTCTTCTCCTCGTACAGGTCTAGTAAACTCATGTTGCCAATGGTATTTGCAACAGATCGAAGTATGGCCCTCCACGACTCGATCACGAACATCGGCTCTTGAATTAATTCTTTATGGGCAATTTCAATGACGATGTCACGAATGTTAGCGGTGCTCGGATCTTTCTTGCACTGATGACCATCGAGAACTTCTAACAGTTCTTCCTTGTCAACAGACTGGAAATCTCGCAAAGCTTCGCGAAACAAGTCCCCTTCGGTTTCAGACACGAATAAAAGATAGGACTCCAGTAAGTTGTCTTGCATTCCAAACAATACCTCCTGCATAAAGGGCGGAGCTAATCCAATAGGAAGGTAATTGCCCTGCTCCCAGCCTTTGGAGATGATTCTTCCTACAGCCTCCCATTTAGCTCGTGTGAAGTCGTGTCGTAAATACGGTACCCGGTAAGTATTTCCGATCGTGCACCTTTCGTAGAAATCTGCCCAAAACCCTGTAAAACAATCTCGAAACACACCAGTACCGCTTGCTGCTTCCGCGTCTCCGTTTGGCAACACTAACTTGACCTCAATGTAATCATTCAGCACACCTGGATCGGAGAATGCATTCAGCATGTCCTCCAGCATTTTGGATCGGTGTATCACTAGCACCCGAGTGTCG
Encoded here:
- the LOC139122417 gene encoding uncharacterized protein; its protein translation is MATTRRHVLGDADVADIADPGASTNDNNGSSQQPLNESPATATVTLDDTHIVAEVPLLTDEQVTIDAPAETDDVEDLTRDSDSDDVTMLTANTQEHDSGSGIVELGSIGNSFEDLDDTLSLPVDLYSPMEFPDISLQRDTRVLVIHRSKMLEDMLNAFSDPGVLNDYIEVKLVLPNGDAEAASGTGVFRDCFTGFWADFYERCTIGNTYRVPYLRHDFTRAKWEAVGRIISKGWEQGNYLPIGLAPPFMQEVLFGMQDNLLESYLLFVSETEGDLFREALRDFQSVDKEELLEVLDGHQCKKDPSTANIRDIVIEIAHKELIQEPMFVIESWRAILRSVANTIGNMSLLDLYEEKKPTTRKVVKMLSFPDPISVEATTMANHLRRYIREVDGPTLKRFLRFCTGSDIMPDDPIKILFVNLEGIQRRPVAHTCSNLLELPLHYESYPDFRADFNAVLNSGVWLMDIV